A part of Peromyscus maniculatus bairdii isolate BWxNUB_F1_BW_parent chromosome 10, HU_Pman_BW_mat_3.1, whole genome shotgun sequence genomic DNA contains:
- the LOC121820939 gene encoding uncharacterized protein LOC121820939, whose product MTLFSKKSTRERERESSENTHYSRIILPGNKPGGGGRGGGNSEQALSRNRSRDDTRVKSGAKSGAEAKPRPRCSAPWRRGRQARPGLPGSGSLRDRPLARPPAARPSPSSPARRPRLLGPLARRPPRGSPSSALTFLLPAVGRHGCPPASAAAAATAGTRVARAPQPRPQAHGSVRQSVRPSGGPARSDLTCAPLGSGAHPATRPLLLLSRLSLRPPGGPGLRASCWDAATTTGTRGRSGEETRMATAGGAKMEPASCLKQSRSRNALRCLRSVPLAERHRGRAEEAGRGGAWGAWPRRVAPPRAAWTSREPPSFQGQRST is encoded by the coding sequence ATGACATTATTTTCGAAAAAGtcaaccagagagagagagagagagagttcagaaaATACGCATTACAGCCGCATAATCCTACCAGGAAACAAGCCcggtggaggtgggagggggggaggcaACTCCGAGCAGGCCCTCTCCCGCAACCGCTCCCGGGACGACACCAGGGTGAAGTCCGGAGCGAAGTCGGGGGCCGAAGCCAAGCCCAGGCCAAGGTGTTCGGCCCCATGGAGACGAGGacgccaggccaggccaggcctccCAGGGAGCGGGTCCCTGCGCGaccgcccgctcgcccgcccgcccgccgcgaGGCCCTCCCCGTCCAGCCCCGCCCGCAGGCCGCGGCTCCTCGGTCCCCTCGCCCGCCGCCCACCCCGGGGGTCCCCGTCCTCCGCTCTCACCTTTCTCCTCCCGGCTGTCGGCCGCCATGGCTGCCCTCCGGcttccgccgccgccgccgccactgccgggACGCGAGTCGCGCGGGCGCCGCAGCCGCGGCCGCAGGCGCACGGGTCCGTCCGTcagtccgtccgtccgtccggcGGGCCCGCGCGCTCCGACCTGACCTGCGCACCCCTGGGCTCCGGCGCGCACCCTGCCACCcgtccccttctcctcctttcccGCCTTTCCCTCCGGCCTCCGGGCGGCCCCGGGCTTCGGGCTTCCTGTTGGGACGCGGCCACCACCACAGGGACAAGGGGGAGGAGTGGGGAAGAGACACGGATGGCGACGGCGGGCGGCGCTAAAATGGAGCCTGCTTCCTGCCTGAAACAATCCCGCTCCCGAAATGCCTTGCGCTGTTTACGCTCCGTGCCTCTCGCCGAACGTCACAGGGGGAGGGCGGAAGAAGCGGGGCGTGGGGGAGCGTGGGGGGCGTGGCCTCGGCGCGTCGCCCCGCCCCGCGCAGCCTGGACGTCCAGGGAACCTCCCTCCTTCCAAGGGCAGAGGAGCACTTGA